The following are encoded in a window of Pyrenophora tritici-repentis strain M4 chromosome 6, whole genome shotgun sequence genomic DNA:
- a CDS encoding Qor, NADPH:quinone reductase and related Zn-dependent oxidoreductase, producing MPSAITIRKVDGKPGQVYYPLEKITVPEPTPKDDEAIINLRAAALNHRDLFIRQHLYPGTTFGVPLLADGVGIVTSTGSSPTARAWLNKRVLLNPGTGWKDSPTGPEHPKGYSIMGGTKTNPIGTLQDVCALPVSELEECPSHLSDAEAAALPLTGLTAWRAFKVKSGNAVAGADILVTGIGGGVALMVLGFAVQAGCNVWVTSGDEAKIERAVKLGANGGVVYKEKGWEDKLRGMLPEGKKWLDAIIDGAGGEVVKVGSRLLKPGGVISIYGMTISPKMDFLMSAVLRNIEVRGSTMGSRKEFAEMVQFVRDTKMKPVVSRTVHGLDVDKIDGLFEDMKSASQFGKLVVTLGGGGESKL from the exons ATGCCTTCAGCTATCACGATTAGGAAAGTGGACGGCAAACCAGGCCAAGTCTACTACCCACTGGAGAAAATCACAGTGCCTGAACCCACACCGAAAGATGACGAG GCCATCATCAACCTCCGCGCAGCCGCCCTAAACCACCGCGACCTCTTCATCCGCCAACACCTCTACCCAGGCACAACCTTCGGCGTCCCCCTCCTCGCCGACGGCGTCGGCATCGTAACCTCCACAGGCAGCTCCCCCACCGCGCGCGCTTGGCTCAACAAGCGCGTCCTGTTAAACCCCGGCACAGGCTGGAAAGACAGTCCCACGGGCCCGGAACATCCCAAAGGCTACTCCATAATGGGTGGTACCAAAACCAATCCCATCGGCACCTTACAAGACGTCTGCGCCTTACCCGTTTCCGAACTAGAAGAATGTCCGTCACATCTGTCTGACGCCGAGGCTGCTGCGCTACCGCTTACGGGACTGACGGCGTGGCGCGCGTTCAAGGTTAAGAGTGGGAATGCGGTTGCTGGGGCGGATATCTTGGTTACGGGGATTGGGGGTGGAGTTGCGCTTATGGTGTTGGGGTTTGCGGTGCAGGCGGGGTGTAATGTGTGGGTTACAAGTGGTGACGAGGCGAAAATTGAGCGGGCGGTGAAGTTGGGGGCGAATGGCGGGGTTGTGTATAAAGAAAAGGGATGGGAGGATAAGTTGAGGGGCATGTTACCTGAGGGGAAGAAGTGGTTGGATGCTATTATTGATGGGGCTGGGGGTGAGGTTGTTAAAGTTGGGAGTCGGTTGTTGAAG CCTGGTGGCGTTATTTCGATCTACGGAATGACTATCTCCCCCAAAATGGACTTTCTCATGTCGGCCGTCTTGCGCAACATCGAAGTCAGAGGCTCGACCATGGGCTCCCGCAAGGAATTCGCAGAGATGGTACAATTCGTGCGCGATACAAAGATGAAACCTGTAGTCAGTCGCACTGTCCACGGGCTAGATGTCGACAAGATTGATGGCCTTTTCGAGGATATGAAGAGTGCTAGTCAGTTTGGAAAGTTGGTTGTTACActgggtggtggtggggagAGCAAGTTGTAG
- a CDS encoding UhpC, Sugar phosphate permease — translation MAQAHEQAEYEVKETSSSQNGHGKHEDTHQIAEHGHVATDMYGKALIEFDPKAEARLRRKIDLYIIPTVAMLYLFCFIDRANIGNARLAGFEKDLKLKHYDYNIVLSVFYISYIVFEIPSNMCCKWVGPGWFIPTISLGFGLISVGMAFVTDMSSACGVRFLLGAFEAGMLPGIAYYMSRWYRRSELALRLALYVVMAPMAGAFGGLLASAILKLNKFGSRHRWEMIFAIEGIITVGLALIAFFTMTDRPETARWLSQEEKDLAIARVKSERVGQTDVLDKLDTKKTLRGIFNPVVLTTAFIFLLDNITVQGLAFFLPTIVKTIYPKNTVVSQQLHTVPPYVVGAVFSVFFPYLSGRFDRRVIFFIISAPFMMIGYIMFLASKDHDVRYGATFLIASGAFTFGSLANAQASANVVSDTARASGIGTVVMMGNIGGLISTWSFLPTDAPNYHIGNGLNLATSSTMFITSILLLLWMKSSNKKRQGIDIAQELAGKSAGEIEDLDWRHPAFRWKL, via the exons ATGGCTCAGGCTCATGAGCAAGCGGAGTATGAGGTCAAGGAGACGTCGTCCAGTCAGAATGGCCACGGCAAACACGAAGACACGCATCAAATTGCAGAACACGGCCATGTTGCGACGGACAT GTACGGCAAGGCATTGATAGAATTCGACCCCAAAGCCGAAGCGCGTCTACGGCGCAAGATCGACCTATACATCATCCCGACGGTCGCCATGCTCTATCTCTTCTGTTTCATCGACCGTGCAAACATTGGAAACGCCCGTCTAGCTGGCTTTGAAAAGGATCTCAAACTCAAGCATTACGACTACAATATCGTGCTGTCCGTATTCTACATTAGCTACATTGTCTTCGAGATCCCTTCAAACATGTGCTGTAAATGGGTTGGACCTGGGTGGT TCATTCCTACGATTTCTCTGGGCTTTGGTCTCATTTCCGTCGGCATGGCGTTTGTCACGGATATGAGCTCGGCTTGCGGTGTACGATTTCTGCTAGGCGCCTTCGAAGCCGGTATGCTGCCGGGAATCGCGTACTACATGTCACGCTGGTACCGACGGTCGGAGCTGGCGCTTCGATTGGCCTTGTATGTTGTCATGGCGCCTATGGCTGGTGCCTTTGGCGGTTTGCTCGCCTCTGCAATCCTCAAGTTGAACAAGTTCGGGTCGCGCCATCGGTGGGAGATGATTTTTGCGATTGAGGGAATCATCACTGTCGGTCTTGCGCTTATTGCGTTTTTCACTATGACGGATCGACCTGAGACGGCTCGTTGGTTGAGTCAGGAAGAGAAGGATTTGGCAATCGCTCGTGTCAAG TCGGAACGTGTTGGCCAGACTGATGTTCTAGACAAGTTGGACACGAAGAAGACACTTCGCGGCATTTTCAACCCCGTTGTCTTGACCACGGCGTTCATCTTCCTGCTCGACAATATCACCGTCCAGGGACTTGCCTTTTTCTTGCCGACAATCGTCAAAACAATTTATCCAAAGAACACGGTCGTATCCCAGCAACTTCACACTGTCCCACCTTACGTTGTTGGTGCGGTCTTTTCGGTGTTTTTCCCGTATCTCAGTGGACGATTCGACAGGCGTgtcatcttcttcatcatATCAGCCCCGTTCATGATGATTGGCTATATCATGTTCCTGGCGAGCAAAGACCACGACGTCCGCTATGGTGCCACCTTCTTGATCGCCTCGGGAGCATTCACTTTCGGCTCACTTGCGAATGCGCAAGCCTCTGCCAACGTAGTGTCGGATACCGCCAGAGCCTCTGGAATTG GTACTGTTGTCATGATGGGTAATATTGGTGGTTTAATCTCCACATGGAGTTTCCTACCCACCGACGCTCCCAACTACCATATTGGTAACGGCCTCAACTTGGCGACCAGCAGCACAATGTTCATCACAAGTATCCTGCTACTGCTGTGGATGAAGTCGAGCAACAAGAAGCGTCAAGGCATTGACATTGCACAGGAATTGGCTGGGAAATCTGCTGGAGAAATTGAGGATCTTGATTGGAGGCATCCTGCTTTTAGGTGGAAGCTCTGA